A stretch of DNA from Tigriopus californicus strain San Diego chromosome 8, Tcal_SD_v2.1, whole genome shotgun sequence:
AGTTAGTGGCCGAGTAATTGTTGTTTATCGGATGGGGGAGTTTaaaaagtcaatatttttacATACTCGAGGGTTTGGACAATGGGGTATGCCATCCCACACTCAAACGTCGCCTATCGTCTTTTCCCCATTTTGAGCGACTCATTTTGAGATTCTCGCTGACAACAATGTTTGCCATGATTGACATTTGAGTTTGCTTAGGCAAGTGGAAAAGGACATTGGCTCTCAAATCTGGCAATGAAATCGATACCCACCATCCCATCAACCCGGAGGAAATGACTAATTCCTCTGACAGGGTGACCCAAAAGAATCCCGAAACGCTGAAAAGGAACTTCGAGGATTTTGACGATTGACGATATGACGATAAATGAAGATTGAATTGAAGAGTccattgaagatatgatgTTTCACTCGTTCAGCTTCGGGATAAGAAATGTAGGGGAAAATGGGACGTTGTCAGAACACGAAACCTCGATTTGCTCGTTAACGATTTCGTCGATGGGCACCCTGTGGGTCGGTTGGGATGCTCAATATGGCAAGATCCGGGGACTCTCAGTAAATATTCACTTATCCATTATGAGATGATACTTGATAGCATCTACTTTCCCAGCTAATCACGAATGACATTTTACAACTGTCGTTCTCGCCGCCGAGGAAATAGCTCTACTCGTATCTATCTGTCCATCTTTTAGCTCTTTCCGAATGCTTCTTCCATAAAACAAATAGAGTGGGGAAAATATCGTGGGCCATTCCTTGGGTGATTTGTGTCGTTTCTGAGGAAAGGTTTCCATCTGGCCTGATCTCGTTTAAAGTTGCAGGTCTGAGCTTGAAGATTGCTAAGAAAACAGGGGACAAAAGGCAACAACAAGAAACGAATCGCCATGATTACGGCCAAATGGTGGCTAAGAAGGGTGATTGACTACAAATCTTACGAGAGAGTGCCAAAgagcagagagagagagagagagagagagaaaccgAGCAAGGCATTAAGTATCCAAATAAGCTCTTGAGCTCTCCTTTaaagcatgaaaatgaaaatccaCCAAGACAAAGAGCAGATGACATGTGTTGGAAAGTTCATTtcgatatttctttttttcatcatcactTAAAACGAGGCTCAAGTTATACACGTAGGTCCATTGGACAACGTTTATTGGACCGGGCAGCTGTGATCCGGTACATTAAGCCTAGATTGGGTCAGAATGGATCCTCTTAGGACGTTGTTAACAATGGCTCGCGCTAAATAGCCCGAAGTGGTCACCACTGGCGCATTGAAGAATATCATCGTCTCGTCAACGGGAATGTCCTGGTCCTTTAAGTGAAGAAAACACACATTACAGCATGCCGCACACTGGCCACGGGGAATTCCCAAATCGgttttcaaatgcttgagAAAGTTACAACATCTCTCTCATGGACTAACTCCTGAACACCGCTGGGCATTGTTCCATTCgcaatgcatttttgaccGAATCTGACCGCGTACGACCGCTGATCACGATCAAGAGCCAAAAGTGCTCGTAAAAAGCACACCAAACTTACCTTTTTGAACATCTCAATCGCCTCGGAGATGAGGGTGTCCGTGCAAAACTTTCCCACATATTCGATCTCGGGATTCCGTCGCAAGAAGGCGGTCAGGACGCAGAATAATTCTACGACCAATTGTTTGTACTCGGGTTGACGAAACGTGTTCAAAGCGGTTTCGATTAGGTGAGCAAAGCTAAAGTCCGTCCTGAAAGCGGGAGAGTGGGAAACAGAACAGAACCATGGTTATTAAGAACGTATTCGGAGAGAGCGACAATCTCTATTCACTGAATTCTTCCATCCAGAGCAACCACACAACATACGCAGCCATCTAAGTACAACGCACTTTATCAACCAAAATAGCTCCAATTACTATCCAGTgggaaaatcattcaatttgatAAACTACTTCTGAAGAGACGTCgctaaaaaaaaccaaagtaGCCCCCTTCTCTCCTCTGACGCAAATCGTCCTTTTTAGCGTTCTGATATCCAGACATGGAGCCGAGTACCAGTCTGGTCATGTGTCAGTTTCGTACCTTTTCATGTTGGTGAGAGTTGGCTGTTGGGGAATGAGAACATGCCCTATGATGAATCCTCCCGGAGAGCGACTGAGTACATCCCACAAGTTGGAGTAGAACCGTTCCGGGACTCGTGTGAGACATCCGTTGATTTGACGAATTTGAAAGATGGTCATGCATGGAGGGGACCTGGAGCGAAAAGGTACCCGAGAACAAATTCATTCGTTAGCACTGGATCAAATTTAACAAAAATAATGACTGGCTTACTTGGATGGCGAATCAGAGGGCTCTTCCTGGGGTCGGAGATGCTTCTTGAAAGTGAGCTGGTATTTCTTACTTTCCTCCAAAACCATTCGAAGAAGACGTCGGAGCGAACTCGGACTGCAATTCTCGATAGGTTCGGGTGATCTTTCAATCATGGATCGATATAAATCTAGCGCCAAAAGGACCCAGCTACGTAAAGGCAGGGAAAAAGAGAGCAAATGGGTTTGAAAGTATGACctttcataaaacaaaatcaagctAGATGAGAATTCACAATTTCTCTTCGTCTTTCATACCCCATTCTGACTTTGAGAATCCCGGCAAAGAGCTCCGGGTTGGTGACAATCAACTTTCCACAATACACAATCAGCTCTTGCTGCAGAACCGCCGCTATGACGTTATATGGTTGCACTTTAGTATAAATGGCAATCTTGATCTCATCCGGCGTGAGGGGCTTCGAGAACAAAGTGAAATCCTCGCCAATTGTTCCCACAGTGACCTGAAGGGTTTTGTGAAACAaggcagagagaaagagagttaGACACGCGCACACTCTTTTATAGAGACACATTACCaccttttgaaatttaaaatgaaatggtgGAACAATCCTAACAACGTACCTGCTTCCCGTTGGCCAGGATTTGAGTGACAAATGGGGTGATACTGTCTGCCATTTGACCCAAGAGTGAGGAAGAGTACCGAACTGCTGCCCAATTGCGAACTGATCCGGCCTTTCTATTGAGAATATCCAGGCGATGGGTCACTGAGGGGAAAATTATTTTGTCTTAATTTGCGGTTGCAACGATCATCACGTAGACGCCAAGCTGTCTTTTGAATATCCTAGGATTTAAATCCGCCTTGAACGTATTTCTTTGCTGTTAAGCGATAACCCAAATAACAAATTTGGACATAACgagacgtttcaaatatttcttaaGATTTATTCACTAGTTAATAAACGCGTAAAAATCACCACCAAGCTGCATCATTTGCATAAATAAATCACAATTAAATAGCCATGAAATGTTATTTGCCTTAAGGATTGAAGGATATAAGAAGGGAGGAAGGTGGCTATTCTCGATTGTCTCAAGAAACTGGAATACTGACTTTTTGTGTAATACTTTGGCGATAAGAGTTATTTAGAGTCCTTGATCGTTGATGGATGGAACGGACGAGGCTGATGTGGGCAATGGCGAGGCAATCTCTGCATTGATGGTGCTCGCATCTTCGTACATGTAGTCTTGGTTGTCCACGAAGTCATTTGCGTTATCATCTTCAGTCAGTAATTCCTTATCCTCCTCCCCTGGCTTGAAGTTCTCAAAAATGGTCGGAAGCAACCGCTTCAGCTTGGTCAAGTATTGGTTCCGGAGGACCGGTTCTATAACCTCAGTTGGTTGGGTGGGCTCAGCCGGGCTGAAATCTGAAATACTCTCCACAGATTTTCCAAGGGGGGATTGGAACTGATTGTTGGAGGCGAATTGATTTGAAACCCCCAATTGAGTTCCAAGAGGAGCAATATTCTGAGCATTAACGGAAGATTGCCCAAAGTTAGGTTGGcggtttgaaaattgattttgttgctgCTGCCTGTTAGGTGAAATTATTTGAGATTGGCCAAGAAtgatttgttgttgctgcaactgctgctgttgttgtaaTTGCTGCTGCtgtaattgttgttgttggcgaAGCTGCAATTGTTGCTGTTGAAGCTGCTGCTGGaactgttgctgttgttgaagttgttgttgctggtTGAATGACACTCCGGGAGTGATGGCGGGTAAGTTTTGGACACCCGGGTTAACTTGGTTCAAGTTGTTTGCATTCAGATTTGAACCAATTTGAGCTCCCGGAAATTGGCCCAAGGACTGGCCAAATTGGTTTACAGCTTGGTTTTGAACAGTATTCGGGCTCACTTGAACAAACGGATTGGAGTTTCCAACCCCTATGGGCGTATCAAGCAGGACGCAGTTTATACCGTAATGGATCGTGCTATCATCCGAGCCGCTAAATCCAATGTAACTCAACCTCCGGATGGCATTGGCTTCCGTGTCTGTCCAGTGAAGTAGAGAGTACTCCCGTTGGAATGGAGCTCCATTTAGGCCCACACTTAGCGTACCTCCTCGTCCTTCTTCAAAGCGATATTGGATCCAGAAGCCAACATAATCCAACTGCATTCGATTCAAGACTTCCAGGTCTTCGATCTCTATCCGAGAGTTGTCACGCTCGTTCTCAAAGAAGAAGCTCCGTTGTCGCAAGCTCTCCGAGATGCTTATTTTTCCGTTTCGGTTGAACTTGATGGTGTACATTTTCCGACTACTCTTTAGCTCATCCAACAACCTAATAATGGCCACGTCGCCTCCACGTCCAGTGCCGCGTTTTTTGTCGAATTTGATGAACACGACAGACATATCGACGCCCAAGTTACTGTTCCGATCCATAGGTTGGAGATTGTCGGGGACCCAAGCAAACTCATCCTCGATGGTGAACCGACGAGCACAACCCAGAACCGAGGCTCGGTCAGCATCGGTGAGAGGAGCACAGCCTTCAACGAGTCCGGTTCGAGGATCCCGCTCAAATGGTTTGTTTCCTGGAATACATTGGCAGGATTTGTTGAATTTGGGTACATTGTCGTCGAAGGTACACTGCGTGTTGGGCAAGTCATTGCAATGGTAATTGGCAAAGCAAGCATCGCTGAGGGTGACAACTTGTCGAATGGGGTCATAGCATCCATCCGATCCGGGAATTCGCACGTGTCCCTCCATACAGAAACAAGACTTCAGGAGAGTATCTCGGGGTTCCCATTCTGAAAACGGTATGGATCGAGTCCCTGGGTCAAGGCCCTCGTTGACTGGAACATTGGTACACACAGTGTTGGGGTAACGATCGCAATCCTGATCGGTGACGCAAGTATCTTCGAAATGAAGGTCTGGGACATCGCAATTGACTCCAAAAGAGGCCGTAGCTTGGTCAGTGGTCAGAGAAAAGTACTGAACATCCCGAGGTCCTTCTCGAAGAGTGTCATTCCACGTGAGAATCGGGTCGATCAATTGACTTCCGATCTGTCCAAAAGTAAGCTCTTCGCCTTTAAGGGTAAACCAAAACCCGGCATATTGATCGGTCGTAATGTTGACGCCGTTTTGAACAGTTTCCTTACGATCCTCGTTTTGAGTCAGCTCGTTCCGGCTGTTGAATTCAAGCTTGCTGATGAAAAGCGAGACAGACCCTACTCGATAGGCTTTGAACGAGTACATGGTGTTGTTTCCACGATCTTTGCCTACCAAACGAATGATGACGTGATCATTGTTATTGGTGTCGGAAGTGAACTTCGTGTAAAACACGCCCACTTTGGTCTCACTCGCCCGATCAAACGACAGGGGGATCAGGACGTTGGGGAGCCACTCGCCGTCACCTCTTTTGTTAAAATACCGTTGGCAATTTCCATTTGAGCTCTCCAGATTCTGTGGGAAGCCATTCAAGCTAATCTCGTCCTCATTACTGTTTAATCCAGCATTGGCTGCCAATACTTGTTGAGGCAAGATTTGTGGCTGAGTCTGAGGTTGAGAAATGGACTGGGTTTGAGGCTGAAACTGAAGCTGATTCGGGTTCAAGGGGAATTGCTGAAATTGGTTGAGTCGGGTGGTCAACAGTTGCTGGTTAACATTGGCTAGTTGCGATGAGGAGAATTGGCCTTGATTGAAGCCAAAGTTCTGAAGCTGGTTGGCCAAGTTAGGATCTTGGAAACTGTTTTGGGTCAATAAGTTGGGCCTGGAAGTAGGCTGAACCTGTTGCTGAAACTGGTTCAAAGGTGGCGAGGATACAGATCCGAAGATCAAGGGAGGTCCTGGGAGACTTCCTCCGTTGATTTGATCTTGAGCAGGATTGGACGTGGGTTGGACAAAATAATCATTGGAAAAGGCCCCCGTGTTGCATCCGTCGGTTTGGCAACATCTGACTTCGCCGCCAGTGCTTTGATAGTACAGATTGATGAACCTCGTCCAAAACTCCAATTTGGGCGGGTTGCATTCATTATCGAACTTGACCACGTTCTGGAGAATCACAGTCCCATTACCCAATCGCCACGTGATACAGGCGTCGTGGGATCTGGATTCCATCATATTGGAATTGTCTGGACAAGACCGATCGTCCACAGAAGCACATTGCCAACACTGGATGGCCTCCGAAAGATGGGCATGAATAATTACAAGTTGCGCTATCACAACGATGACATTTTTGATCTTGATTCTCTTCATGGCACAATTCAAGTGTCCTCTGCTCATCTCATATCACTGAAGATGTCCTAGCAATAAACAAGCGACGTATGTTTTCCACGGGTATGTTTTCGCCAGACTAGAGCACTTCCTCTGAGAGAGTTGGAGATTTTCTCGAAATGTTGTCCAAGTGTGAACCGCTAGTCCGAACGCCAGAAAAAGTCCTCATCAACTGAACCAGGGTACTGCACGAGTGAGGAGAGTGGACAAGGCGTGAACCAGTAGGCACTTTCTTAAAGATACCTTCTCCACCGCTCACCATGATCATGGAGGTGATCATCGCTATCAccagcttcttcttcttctctcgttttcttcttcttcttcggctcgtcttcgttttcttttcagtctTCCTTGATTCTCACCGCTTGGGAAAAGCGACGACAGTCCGTCAGTGCCATCCATTGCCGGCATTCAATATGTACACCACTCGAACATACTAGtactctacgtacgtacgaacgAGCAGTATACAGAAGTGGCAGCCTCTATCCATGCCCACCTGAtactccttctcctcctcaacaccaacaccaactCTTGTACAACTTCTCCGACGGCAAAGATGCTCCACAATTACGCCTCCCAACCACCATCGGTAGTAGATCGACAGCATAGGGCAAAATGGTCCTCACTCACTTTTCTTTCAGAGACGGGCCTGAAATCTtcccctccttctccttcatgTGGTTATACTTTTAAAGGGACTTTATCAACCGTTGCTCCGTGGCCGAATTCTGGACAGATCAACACGTCTAAGGCCTGAGTTTGTCAACAACGTCCGTCCGTGTAATTTCACTTGTCACCAGACTGCTCGCCTCTTCCAAGCATGCTGGAAAGTACTGTTGTCCAGTCTGCTACTAAATCCAAATGCAATCTTGATATTCGTGATATATCATTCAAGACACCAATGACAACCGTTAATCTATGAGGAACGCCGGCGGAAAACGTCAAGGAAAGCTGTGAGATGCGATGAGTTGAGGTCCACTGCATTTTGTAACTAGCACTTATCAATTGGGCAACAACCTCCAATGAAGGAACATTTCGTAAAACTAAATGTCACTTGTACAGACATTTTTTGTTAATACCAACTTCCGTTGCTTTTTTACGTTTAAGCATGAGCATTTAGTCTTGAATGTCTTGGCTCTCTCTGCCTTTCCAAACATTAGTCTGTAGTCATTCCTCGGTAATAGGAACGCATTACAGTTCTCTCTCCTATGGCCAAAATAAATCATTCATAACTCAATCATTCCTCGGTAAAAATATAATGGCGTAATTCGTTACAGTTGCTTTGTTTAAAATGTACGTAGATgaccaaaatatcattcatGGATAATATTTATGGACAGATTAGAGATATGGCTAAATATTCATGGATTTACCTCAATATATCTGAATTCGCCCTATAAGGCACATAATttgcaaaaagataaaaaagtacCAAATATTTACAATTGCGTGTGCCATGAAGTAGAATCCATGAACATGCAATTTGGCTTTAAGTGAATAAAACTGATTGCTACAAGTGTTCAATATTAGCTCAAgcaagtcatgatggaaaataGGCATTATCTATTATTCAACATTCCTACCTTTCGTGGTAAAGGGAATTCGACACAAGACAGAAATTTAGTACACATGGTAGTCCTAACCTACTAACAGATTAGAAACATTGATAAGCATATGCCATGGAAATGGGGATAGATAAGAGCATAGTGGTACATACTCAAATAAGAGGATGAGGGGATAATAATTGTTATTGTCAGCCATTTCAATGTTTCGATAGCCAGCAATATCTATTTAAGTCCAAACTCTTCAAGCTTCAACTCAGTTGCTACAAAAGAACCGAGAGAATAAAGGCCGCTTACACtcgaaaagaggaaaagtacAGAGTTATTTCTGTTTCAGGCGGTTTCAATTGCACCCTTTTGAGATGATGAAAGTTAAATTTCTATTGTAACTTTGTTACCCTCTGCCTTGCCACACATACAAGTACTTTCTCTGATGAGGTCACGTTCGTGTACGGTATAACGGAAGACGATGAAGATTACGAGTTTCTTGTGTCTCGGCCATTTTGACATTCTATACGGCAAAATGAGCGACGAATGGAATGAAGTTTTGAAGAAACGGATAAACAATCTTCAGGCGGTAAAAGCCAGCAGAAATAGATAGTATTTTTGCTTAGACAAACAAGATTCATCGATACTCAACAAGGACTGTCTTTGCACATATAGGACTGGCATAAATGACTTGCAATACGTGTTTTTAACTGAAGTAGTGACCCTAAGATTTAGAATCAAATTCTTCATTGCGTTTAcataaaaaaatcttaaataGATAGGTGATGTGGGTTGTGGAAAAATTGTGGGTTAATCAGTTCACGAATCATGATCAGAGCCGTGCACCGAAATAGCGCGCATCGAAATCTCCGTCAAACGAACGCGTCAAAGAACGATCGATAGTGGGAGAAAGTGTTTGTGCCATGCCAGAGAATATTACTCACTAGGAGACAAGACAGCGTGCATCAACAAACCACGTGGGATAAACTACTGTGGTGACAGGTTAGGAAAAGTAACTGGCAAAGCCTattgaaatttggcatcaCGAGACTTCTGCAAATTGCTGTTCTTACTATGCAAAcgatgaatttcgaaaacttaCGTACGTAAACTGCTGCCACAACCCGAGCCATGTACTTGTACTTGTTTATCAATAGGTCCGAATAGTGAAGTTCCTCCAATTGTCAAAGCATACGAGAACCTTATCAAAATAAACGGTGCTTCAATAATTTACTTAAGCATCGCTTCATAATGTTAAACAAAACTAGCCAAGTTATAATCTCCATGTCAATTCTTAATGATTTTGTTGCCTTTAGTAATATTAACCATACCAACTCACCGGAAAAAACTACCAATAAGCCTGTTGATCCAAATCCTTAACTGATTTTAGTATGAATGTGGATAACATAGTGATTTGTTAAGGCCTCCATGAGGCCATAACAAAGGTTCAGCggactcaatttttttttttaaaaaataggCTACAAAGTTCAAAGTGCCATTGTGGAAGCGATTTCAATATTGTCAATGCTCTGTTTTTGTTATGGCTCCATCTATTGGAAGAATCTTACTAATACTTCAATAACAAAGCTACGGCATCATGTGTTTACGATCATATTGCGTTTGTGACGAGCCTGTTAGTGTTTTGAAGTAGTTTCTAACCTAGTTACAATAGATGGCAAGATGACATAGACTTATTAGACACTTCGATGATTTTGCTCCTACTGACtaattttgacttcaaatgtTGGAGAAACTGGAAGCCAGATGTGATCACCGATCACAATCTCTCGGGATATCCGTTGAGACAACACATTAAGCCACCCATTAAGTCAGGCGAAGACTATCATACTGGGACGAAAAGAAATAGCCTCCCAAATAATGTTTGCTAGACTACCAAAAGTCATTATACAAGAGATGACTAAATAAGACTCATTATTACATATTTACGTAGCCCATGGGGTTGCATGGTGCCCTCACAAGGAAGTACAAATTAGATCACCTTTTTTATTTGGATATTCGCTATTGAACCTGTTCAGGAAATGTCTGCTAAAGATctgagcaaaatgaaaagccTTCTTTTGTAGAGTTATTGTATAAAAACTGACCTAATTAAGAGCCATGATCTGATCTCAAGTTTTTAAAAGATCAGCTCTTTTACAAGGTTGTCACTCATGTCCTtcgcaaaagaagaaagtgaagaaaaatatcaaagcaGAGAGATAGTTCTTCATCTCGGggcggttggttggttggaagtTCCCAGTATACGCGTGATATCGAGCGAATCTGTCTTCTTTTTCACGTACCAACCGTTGCGAACAAATCAAGCCCTAACCGTTCAAGTACAAACGAACTAATATAATTTTAGTCGACAGTATACAATTtttacaataaaaaatgagcTCAACTTTAGAATGAGATAACGATTACGTCTTTGACCTTGCCTACGTAGTCCTGGCACCTCTAGAAGTTTTTCCTCGTTAAATGCGATTGACGCATTTCACGTCTTTTTCATTGGCGAGTTTGGTACGAGttcaaatgcaatttccaTCTTCAGAATAGCATTACTGTGCCAAATAAACCTTGAGTACTTGATGCACACCTGTAATGTAACTACTCGTCAACGCTGACAAAAAGTACCACATCTTTCCGGTGCATCCTAAATCAATGAAAGAGAAATTACGGCAGTTTTTCCACGCACTGAGGCCAACCAAACTCTCCCTCATTCATTCGCGACAATGCCCAACAACAATTTCCTTTCCAGAAAGTTCTTTCCTCCGAGTCGAGAAAGTGTCACAATACAATGTCCTCATCTGTCAGCAAGAAGCAAGATTGCACATGGCATTTCCTTCGGGTTAATCGCTTTTTCGCTCGACGCTtaacaaagtgaaaaaagcCTGTCCTTAAGCTCAGATACCCTGGCACCTACCTGACATATCACCGACCATAAAATTGGGCCCTTCTCGTTTGAGAATGATTCCTAGCATTTGAATGGATCCGTACAAGTGGAAAGAGCCAAGCAGGGCAGCCAGGATATCACTAGTACTTGAGTTCTCAAACTCCGACTGAAATTGCCAATGCAGAGGTATAAGAGgtgggaaaattcaaattctttatCATTGATTTTACCTTGAAATCGCGCTTGTCTTCGACGATCGGCCGTTGCTTGGGAATGTCAGTGAGAGCTTGATATCCAATATGGTCATTGTGAAGCTGCTTGAAACATTCCACGTCCAAGGGTGTGCCCAAATCTACGTTATGCAGAAAATCAAGGTGTTCCAAACATGAGGTGGCGATTAGATTTTGGAGTCTGCCAAGTCTAACTTTGACATTGTCCACGGACCCCGTCCGAAGTTGAGACAAGAACTCTAGCATGACTGGGAATTGGGGATCCCTGTAAATAGGCAACTATGTTAGTAAGTGATTGACACAGCTGACTCACTTTCCGTTTGACCTCATGTTATTTTCAGTAATAAGAATGGCCACCGTAGGTCTGCCACTCAATCGCCAACATCGGCTCACGAACTGTAGCTCAGACTTGATATCAGCGGTAAGAAGAGCCATATCATGGGCGAGATAGAAGTCTGAATGTGAGAATATCAATGGATAGCACAAGATGGTTTGGCCGCTCAATCGATAGaccttaaaacaaaaacaaaataggaTATTCTGCCCAGAGTCAAAAATAGCTTGTTCGATTACCAACCTTGCTAGTTCCCAAGGAACCGATTGGTCTCTTGGGCCTGCCTTTGAGCTTCAAGTGTTCATTTCGTCCCAAGTGTTGGTAGACCTTCACCATTTCCCACTGTGACCAAATCTGAACAGGTTCAATCTCACTCGGGGTTTGGGTTTGGATGCCATAAGTTTGGAGGACGGCTTGAAGTCGCATGGATTCCGCAATCATCACCACTTGAACCACTAAGTCATTAGCTGACGTCACCTGTGaggaaaggagaagaagagaacCAACATTGAGTAAGATGCCGGAGGTGTGCAAACTGGAATAACACCGAATCATGCCCCGTAAGGCTGATGTAGAAGCCACGTACAGTTCGCCCTCTGATTTAGATCTTAAAATTTCGGTGCATTCCTGTTTTGATTCATACAGTATGGTTAGTCTTTCGAGGGTAACACCATTCAATGTTATTGCTCCCATTACCCAAACACAGTGATATATCGCTAAAGAGCTGGCCAGATCTTCAAAAATAGTATGGCATTCAAAGCTATTTCTTTGTAAAAATTGTCAATCGATTGACCAGTTGAAAGGAAACAGGaacaaaaattttgaaaaaacatcCACCATTCAAAAATTAATTACAAGTCCAATTTTTAACTGAAAGATCAACCACCAATTAACGGATATATCATCGTGCCCATTCACGAAAATGTGACGTAAAAAGTGCGACAGACAACGGCTGCATATTTACATTCCAGGACTACCTattaaaaggcttttgaatTCTGTCCTTCAAATTTAGATAAGGCAAGATAAGCAATCAGATCTAGGAAAGCAAGCGTCGAGATAAGATCGAGTGAAGTGAGCTCAATAACAATGTGATAGCTAATGAGGTGGTTATTACAT
This window harbors:
- the LOC131885426 gene encoding uncharacterized protein LOC131885426; the protein is MSRGHLNCAMKRIKIKNVIVVIAQLVIIHAHLSEAIQCWQCASVDDRSCPDNSNMMESRSHDACITWRLGNGTVILQNVVKFDNECNPPKLEFWTRFINLYYQSTGGEVRCCQTDGCNTGAFSNDYFVQPTSNPAQDQINGGSLPGPPLIFGSVSSPPLNQFQQQVQPTSRPNLLTQNSFQDPNLANQLQNFGFNQGQFSSSQLANVNQQLLTTRLNQFQQFPLNPNQLQFQPQTQSISQPQTQPQILPQQVLAANAGLNSNEDEISLNGFPQNLESSNGNCQRYFNKRGDGEWLPNVLIPLSFDRASETKVGVFYTKFTSDTNNNDHVIIRLVGKDRGNNTMYSFKAYRVGSVSLFISKLEFNSRNELTQNEDRKETVQNGVNITTDQYAGFWFTLKGEELTFGQIGSQLIDPILTWNDTLREGPRDVQYFSLTTDQATASFGVNCDVPDLHFEDTCVTDQDCDRYPNTVCTNVPVNEGLDPGTRSIPFSEWEPRDTLLKSCFCMEGHVRIPGSDGCYDPIRQVVTLSDACFANYHCNDLPNTQCTFDDNVPKFNKSCQCIPGNKPFERDPRTGLVEGCAPLTDADRASVLGCARRFTIEDEFAWVPDNLQPMDRNSNLGVDMSVVFIKFDKKRGTGRGGDVAIIRLLDELKSSRKMYTIKFNRNGKISISESLRQRSFFFENERDNSRIEIEDLEVLNRMQLDYVGFWIQYRFEEGRGGTLSVGLNGAPFQREYSLLHWTDTEANAIRRLSYIGFSGSDDSTIHYGINCVLLDTPIGVGNSNPFVQVSPNTVQNQAVNQFGQSLGQFPGAQIGSNLNANNLNQVNPGVQNLPAITPGVSFNQQQQLQQQQQFQQQLQQQQLQLRQQQQLQQQQLQQQQQLQQQQIILGQSQIISPNRQQQQNQFSNRQPNFGQSSVNAQNIAPLGTQLGVSNQFASNNQFQSPLGKSVESISDFSPAEPTQPTEVIEPVLRNQYLTKLKRLLPTIFENFKPGEEDKELLTEDDNANDFVDNQDYMYEDASTINAEIASPLPTSASSVPSINDQGL